Proteins encoded by one window of Desulfovibrio ferrophilus:
- the betA gene encoding choline dehydrogenase has translation MTTNKYDYIIVGGGSAGSVLANRLSANPKTNVLVLEAGLPDFKMDFRIHMPAALTYPLQSKTYNWWYESEPEPHMKGRRIYQPRGKVLGGSSCINGMIHIRGNAMDYEKWARYKGLEDWDYSHCLPYFQRFEYSLSGSDGYQGANGPMYLTSPDCESPLFDAFFQAAQQAGHPLTSNVNGYQQEGFGKFERTTYRGRRHNAARAYVHPVKNRRNLTVKCRAQATRILFEGTTAVGVEFKRGRKLHKAYAGEIISCGGAINSPQLLQLSGVGNGDELNHFGIRSVVDLPGVGENLQDHLELYVQYSCKEPVSMYPALKWYNQPWIGAQWLFGRKGAAATNHFEAGGFIRGNDEVEYPNLQYHFLPVAIRYDGSSPQQGHGYQCHVGPMNSDVRGHVKLKSADPFEHPSILFNYLSTERERREWVEAIRCTRNIMEQPAFDRYRGEELAPGADAQTDEQILDFVAREGESAYHPSCTCKMGYDDMAVVDAKLKVHGTQNLRVVDASVFPDVTNGNIYAPVMMTAEKAADIILGNTPLEASQADFYKHQPQAKEDQS, from the coding sequence ATGACGACCAATAAATATGATTACATCATCGTGGGCGGAGGCTCCGCTGGCAGTGTGCTGGCCAACCGCCTGAGCGCGAACCCCAAAACCAATGTTCTCGTTCTGGAAGCTGGCTTGCCAGACTTCAAAATGGATTTCCGTATCCACATGCCTGCCGCCCTGACCTACCCCCTCCAGAGCAAGACCTACAACTGGTGGTACGAGTCTGAGCCGGAACCCCACATGAAGGGACGGCGCATCTATCAGCCCCGAGGCAAGGTCCTTGGTGGCTCCAGCTGTATCAACGGCATGATCCATATCCGCGGTAACGCCATGGATTACGAGAAATGGGCCAGGTACAAAGGCCTTGAAGACTGGGACTACAGCCACTGCCTGCCCTACTTCCAACGTTTCGAATACAGTCTGTCCGGGTCCGACGGCTATCAGGGCGCGAACGGCCCCATGTACCTGACCAGCCCCGACTGCGAAAGCCCGCTGTTCGATGCCTTTTTCCAGGCAGCCCAACAGGCCGGACACCCCCTGACCTCCAACGTCAATGGCTATCAGCAGGAAGGGTTCGGCAAATTCGAGCGCACCACTTATCGCGGCCGCCGACACAACGCTGCCCGCGCCTACGTCCATCCAGTCAAGAACCGCAGGAACCTGACCGTAAAGTGCCGGGCCCAAGCCACGCGCATTCTGTTCGAGGGCACCACAGCCGTCGGTGTTGAGTTCAAACGCGGTAGAAAGCTGCACAAGGCCTATGCAGGTGAAATTATTTCCTGTGGCGGTGCCATCAACTCTCCGCAGCTGCTGCAGCTCTCCGGCGTAGGTAACGGCGACGAGTTGAATCACTTCGGCATCCGTTCCGTAGTGGATCTGCCGGGTGTGGGCGAAAATCTCCAGGATCATCTGGAGCTGTATGTCCAGTATTCCTGCAAAGAACCCGTCAGCATGTACCCGGCGCTAAAATGGTACAACCAACCCTGGATCGGTGCACAATGGCTGTTTGGGCGCAAAGGGGCCGCAGCCACCAACCATTTCGAAGCCGGTGGTTTCATCCGCGGCAACGACGAGGTCGAATACCCCAACCTCCAGTATCACTTCCTGCCCGTGGCCATCCGTTACGACGGATCATCGCCCCAGCAGGGACACGGCTACCAATGCCATGTCGGGCCCATGAATTCCGACGTGCGCGGTCATGTCAAACTCAAGTCCGCCGACCCGTTCGAGCATCCCTCCATCCTCTTCAACTACCTGTCTACCGAACGGGAGCGACGTGAATGGGTCGAGGCGATCCGCTGCACCAGAAACATCATGGAACAGCCTGCCTTTGATCGCTACCGAGGCGAAGAACTGGCTCCCGGCGCAGACGCACAGACCGATGAGCAAATTCTGGACTTTGTGGCCCGCGAGGGCGAGAGCGCCTACCACCCGAGTTGTACCTGCAAGATGGGCTACGACGACATGGCGGTGGTCGACGCCAAGCTCAAGGTGCATGGCACGCAGAACCTGCGAGTGGTCGACGCTTCGGTCTTCCCCGACGTGACCAACGGCAACATCTATGCTCCGGTGATGATGACCGCCGAAAAGGCTGCCGACATCATTCTGGGCAATACCCCCCTGGAAGCTTCACAGGCCGATTTCTACAAACATCAGCCTCAAGCCAAGGAAGACCAGTCATGA
- a CDS encoding aldehyde dehydrogenase family protein, whose product MNQGLFINGQWTTGRSTGTREIINPFNREVIATVVEATRKDTQDAIAAARAAFDSGPWPRFAASERAALVRALGDAVEQHREELAHLESLDTGKTLEESRWDMDDIAGIFRYYADIVESDMADSAVQSPIKDSTSTIVREPVGVCGQISPWNYPLLQASWKMAPALAAGCTIIMKPSEITPLTTIRITELAQEVGFPPGVVNLVLGAGHPVGAELAESLDVDLISFTGGIETGRKIMQAASGNAKKIALELGGKNPHIVFADADIETAVDYALNAVFFHAGQICSAGARLLLESSIHDDFVSALRAKMERIVIGNGMVDGTQMGPLISEQHRDKVERAIKLGQEEGATVLTGGKRPDAKELENGFFVTPTLFTNCTSEMRIVQEEVFGPVITVERFETEEEAIILANDTTYGLSAGFWTTDTARQQRVSRALRFGTVWINDFNVYFVQAPWGGYKQSGIGRELGRAGLEEYLETKHVFQNLTPKSLNWFGG is encoded by the coding sequence ATGAACCAGGGCCTATTCATCAACGGTCAATGGACCACAGGCCGCAGTACGGGCACTCGCGAGATCATCAACCCCTTCAACCGGGAAGTGATCGCCACCGTGGTCGAAGCCACGCGAAAAGACACGCAGGATGCCATTGCTGCTGCCCGCGCAGCCTTTGACTCCGGCCCCTGGCCCCGATTCGCAGCGTCCGAACGGGCTGCCCTGGTTCGCGCTCTTGGCGACGCCGTAGAGCAGCACCGTGAAGAACTGGCACATCTGGAGAGTCTGGACACGGGCAAGACCCTTGAGGAAAGCCGCTGGGACATGGACGATATCGCCGGCATCTTCCGCTACTACGCCGACATTGTTGAATCCGACATGGCCGACTCGGCAGTGCAAAGCCCCATCAAGGACAGCACGAGCACCATCGTGCGCGAGCCCGTGGGGGTCTGCGGTCAGATTTCGCCTTGGAACTACCCGCTATTGCAGGCTTCCTGGAAGATGGCTCCGGCCCTTGCTGCGGGATGCACCATTATCATGAAACCCAGCGAAATCACCCCGCTGACCACCATCCGCATCACGGAACTGGCACAGGAAGTCGGCTTCCCGCCAGGAGTGGTCAACCTTGTGCTGGGAGCAGGACATCCCGTGGGCGCGGAACTCGCTGAAAGCCTGGACGTCGATCTGATCTCATTTACCGGCGGCATCGAAACCGGACGCAAGATCATGCAGGCAGCCAGCGGTAATGCCAAGAAGATCGCTCTGGAGTTGGGCGGCAAAAACCCACACATCGTCTTTGCCGACGCAGATATCGAGACAGCCGTGGACTATGCCCTCAACGCCGTCTTCTTCCACGCCGGACAAATCTGCTCCGCCGGGGCGCGCCTGCTGCTTGAATCATCCATCCACGACGACTTTGTTTCGGCCCTACGCGCCAAAATGGAACGAATCGTCATTGGCAACGGAATGGTCGACGGGACACAGATGGGACCACTGATTTCCGAGCAACACAGAGACAAAGTAGAGCGCGCCATCAAGCTCGGTCAGGAGGAAGGAGCCACTGTGCTGACCGGTGGAAAACGCCCCGACGCCAAAGAACTTGAAAACGGCTTCTTCGTGACCCCCACCCTGTTCACGAACTGCACCAGCGAGATGCGCATCGTTCAGGAAGAAGTCTTCGGACCGGTCATTACCGTAGAACGATTCGAGACCGAGGAAGAAGCCATAATTCTGGCCAACGATACGACCTATGGCTTGTCCGCCGGGTTCTGGACGACCGATACGGCGCGTCAGCAACGCGTATCCCGCGCCCTGCGTTTCGGGACAGTATGGATCAATGACTTCAACGTCTACTTCGTGCAGGCCCCATGGGGCGGCTACAAACAGTCGGGCATTGGCCGGGAACTCGGACGGGCCGGACTGGAAGAATACCTGGAAACAAAACATGTCTTTCAAAACCTGACCCCAAAATCACTGAACTGGTTCGGTGGCTAG
- a CDS encoding ABC transporter ATP-binding protein, giving the protein MNSTPLLACEAVTVRFGGVVALDGVNFNAKKGAVTSIIGPNGAGKTTLLNAITGMVQANEGHIGFAGNEITDLPTYKRGQAGVVRTFQNLEVFSNMSVIENVMTGCHRHVKYSVLDCLLKTPRYHREERRCTELAMNKLEFVELAELAQAPSGDLAFGQQRAMELARALASEPELLLLDEPAAGLNMKETKALGKLIGRIRSELGVTVVLVEHDMDLVMGISDEIMVLNYGKDLAVGSPQQVQKNPEVIRAYLGEDDET; this is encoded by the coding sequence ATGAATAGCACCCCCCTGCTCGCCTGCGAAGCCGTCACCGTCCGCTTTGGCGGAGTCGTGGCCCTGGACGGCGTGAATTTCAATGCAAAAAAAGGCGCCGTGACCAGCATCATCGGCCCCAACGGCGCGGGCAAGACCACCCTGCTCAACGCCATCACCGGTATGGTCCAGGCCAATGAAGGCCATATCGGCTTTGCTGGAAACGAAATCACGGACCTGCCCACATACAAGCGCGGTCAGGCCGGCGTGGTGCGCACCTTCCAGAATCTGGAAGTATTCTCCAACATGTCGGTCATCGAGAACGTCATGACCGGTTGCCACCGTCATGTGAAATACTCGGTGCTGGATTGCCTGCTCAAGACCCCACGCTATCACCGCGAGGAGCGCCGCTGCACCGAACTGGCAATGAACAAGCTAGAATTCGTGGAACTGGCGGAACTGGCCCAGGCCCCGTCCGGTGACCTGGCCTTTGGTCAACAACGGGCCATGGAACTGGCGCGCGCCCTGGCCTCCGAGCCCGAATTGCTGCTGCTGGACGAGCCTGCCGCCGGACTGAACATGAAAGAGACCAAGGCCCTTGGAAAACTCATCGGCCGCATCCGCAGCGAGCTGGGAGTGACCGTGGTCCTGGTGGAACATGACATGGATTTGGTCATGGGCATCTCTGATGAGATCATGGTGCTCAACTACGGCAAGGACCTTGCTGTGGGTTCACCGCAGCAAGTGCAGAAAAACCCGGAGGTCATCAGGGCCTATCTGGGCGAGGATGACGAGACCTAG
- a CDS encoding branched-chain amino acid ABC transporter permease, with protein sequence MTTGKKNTLGVAMFAALAAALPFLLTNDYYVSTLILAFLNAIIVIGLNLLLGYAGQISLGHGAFYGLAAYTTAILTTTYGWPMEAGLVAGVLLTVVTAYLIGIPTLKLSGHYLAMATLGFGLIVYIVFNESIELTGGPSGFVGVPRLELFGFAFESDLSYYFLVAGVLTLIVLLSLNLIDSRIGRAMRAIHTSEKAAEVSGIDIAAYKRFIFVLSAGYAGVAGVLYAHYLSFVAPSSFGFHFSVTLIVMVVLGGMANVWGAVAGAIFLSVLPEFLRAFEDIETLLYGGILVLGMMYLPDGIAGGITRLFKAAMARRVPHE encoded by the coding sequence ATGACAACAGGCAAAAAAAACACCCTCGGCGTTGCCATGTTCGCCGCCCTGGCGGCAGCCCTGCCCTTTCTGCTGACCAACGACTATTACGTCAGCACCCTGATCCTGGCTTTTCTGAATGCCATCATCGTCATCGGGCTGAACCTGCTGCTGGGCTATGCAGGGCAGATTTCACTGGGCCACGGTGCCTTCTATGGCCTTGCTGCCTACACCACAGCCATTCTGACCACCACCTACGGCTGGCCCATGGAGGCCGGACTTGTGGCAGGTGTGTTACTGACTGTCGTCACCGCGTATCTGATCGGCATCCCCACGCTGAAGCTGTCGGGCCATTATCTGGCCATGGCAACCCTAGGCTTCGGGCTCATCGTCTACATCGTCTTCAATGAATCCATCGAGCTGACCGGTGGCCCCAGCGGATTCGTGGGAGTCCCCCGGTTGGAGCTGTTCGGATTCGCCTTTGAATCCGACCTGTCCTACTATTTTCTGGTGGCGGGGGTGCTGACGCTCATCGTTCTGCTGTCCCTGAATCTCATCGACTCGCGCATCGGACGCGCCATGCGCGCCATCCATACCAGCGAAAAAGCCGCCGAGGTCTCGGGCATCGACATTGCCGCCTACAAGCGTTTCATCTTCGTGCTCTCGGCGGGATACGCAGGCGTGGCGGGCGTGCTCTACGCACACTATCTGTCCTTCGTGGCCCCATCCTCCTTTGGCTTCCACTTCTCGGTCACACTCATCGTGATGGTGGTTCTGGGCGGCATGGCCAATGTCTGGGGCGCGGTGGCGGGCGCTATCTTTCTCTCCGTGCTGCCGGAATTTCTGCGGGCCTTCGAAGATATCGAAACCCTGCTCTACGGTGGCATTCTGGTCCTGGGCATGATGTACCTGCCCGATGGAATCGCGGGTGGCATCACCAGACTGTTCAAGGCGGCCATGGCCAGGAGGGTGCCCCATGAATAG
- a CDS encoding ABC transporter substrate-binding protein, with protein sequence MKAMRAMILLALCLMIATAAAASETIKIGAVLSVTGPASFLGEPEKNTLLLLEEQINASGGILGKQIELVIYDDETNVNKCVLAADKLIKKDRVVAVVGPTVSGNTLAIMNKFPRAKTPLVSCAAAEKIVKPVNPWVFKTPQTDRHAVQKILTHAQAAGLKNIAILTVSNGFGQAGRAVLKELVPAGGMNLIADEVYGPKDTDMTVQLTKIKSLNPDAIICWGTNPGPAVVAMNRVQLGIATPLYMSHGVASRKFIELAGEAANGLMLPAGRMIAVDQIPADHPQQPVLAAYVKDYETKFNIPVSTFGGYAYDALMLVKAAIEKAGSADPSAIRDSLESITGYVGATGEYNFSKTEHNGLDESAFVMVAIENGDWKVQR encoded by the coding sequence ATGAAAGCCATGCGCGCTATGATTCTGTTGGCCCTGTGCCTGATGATCGCCACTGCGGCGGCTGCGTCCGAAACCATCAAGATCGGTGCAGTGCTGTCCGTCACCGGCCCGGCATCCTTTCTGGGTGAGCCCGAAAAGAACACCCTGCTGCTGCTCGAAGAACAGATCAATGCCAGCGGCGGTATTCTGGGCAAACAGATCGAATTGGTCATCTACGACGATGAGACCAATGTGAACAAATGCGTTCTCGCCGCCGACAAACTCATCAAGAAAGACCGTGTGGTTGCCGTGGTCGGCCCCACCGTTTCCGGCAATACTCTGGCCATCATGAACAAGTTCCCCCGGGCCAAGACCCCGCTGGTGTCCTGTGCCGCGGCTGAAAAAATCGTCAAGCCCGTCAACCCGTGGGTCTTCAAGACCCCCCAGACCGATCGCCATGCCGTGCAAAAAATCCTGACTCATGCTCAGGCTGCAGGGCTCAAGAACATCGCCATCCTGACCGTCTCCAACGGCTTTGGTCAGGCCGGTCGTGCTGTACTCAAGGAACTGGTTCCGGCAGGGGGCATGAACCTCATCGCCGATGAGGTGTACGGCCCCAAAGACACGGACATGACCGTCCAGCTGACCAAGATCAAGAGCCTGAATCCTGACGCCATCATCTGCTGGGGCACCAACCCCGGTCCCGCCGTTGTCGCCATGAACCGCGTGCAACTGGGTATCGCCACCCCGCTCTACATGAGCCACGGCGTTGCCTCCCGCAAGTTCATCGAGTTGGCTGGAGAAGCCGCCAACGGCCTGATGCTGCCTGCCGGACGCATGATCGCAGTGGACCAGATCCCCGCCGATCATCCCCAACAGCCCGTACTCGCGGCCTATGTGAAGGACTATGAAACCAAGTTCAACATCCCGGTTTCCACCTTCGGTGGCTATGCCTACGATGCCCTGATGCTGGTCAAGGCCGCCATTGAGAAGGCCGGCTCCGCAGACCCTTCGGCCATCCGCGACAGTCTTGAATCCATCACTGGTTACGTTGGTGCCACTGGTGAATACAACTTCTCCAAGACCGAGCACAATGGTCTGGACGAGAGTGCCTTCGTCATGGTCGCCATCGAGAACGGCGACTGGAAGGTGCAAAGGTAA
- a CDS encoding branched-chain amino acid ABC transporter permease — protein sequence MDLASILQYLVSGLTVGSTYGLTALGFTIIFNTTGVINFAQGEFVMLGGMLSVFFMKALGLALVPAIVLAVMVSVAVGAVFERFTIRPVKNASVIQLIIITIGVSILIRGLAMLAWGKDTFALPHFSGMQPIHIGGAAMLPQTIWVLAITLAMLAGLKLFFSSTIYGKGMLACSYDVKAAFLVGIDVRRMVLLSFMISALVGAVGGAILAPLTLTSYDVGILLGLKGFAACITGGLGNPFGAAAGGLILGVLESFGAGFISSAYKDAFTFIILLLLLFVKPSGLFGQASSDRV from the coding sequence ATGGATCTCGCATCGATACTGCAATACCTGGTGTCCGGCCTGACCGTGGGCAGTACCTACGGCCTGACGGCACTGGGTTTTACCATCATCTTCAATACCACGGGTGTCATCAACTTCGCTCAGGGCGAGTTCGTGATGCTCGGGGGCATGCTCAGCGTCTTCTTCATGAAGGCGCTGGGCCTGGCCCTGGTCCCGGCCATCGTACTGGCAGTGATGGTGTCCGTGGCAGTGGGAGCGGTCTTCGAGCGCTTCACAATCCGTCCGGTCAAGAACGCCAGTGTGATTCAGTTGATCATCATCACCATCGGCGTTTCCATTCTGATCCGGGGCCTTGCCATGCTGGCCTGGGGCAAGGACACCTTTGCCCTGCCACATTTTTCAGGCATGCAGCCCATCCACATCGGTGGCGCGGCCATGCTGCCCCAGACCATCTGGGTACTCGCCATCACTCTGGCCATGCTGGCCGGCCTGAAGCTGTTTTTCTCCAGCACCATCTATGGCAAGGGCATGCTGGCCTGCTCCTATGATGTCAAAGCGGCCTTTCTGGTTGGCATCGACGTCCGGCGCATGGTGCTCTTGTCCTTCATGATCTCGGCACTGGTTGGCGCCGTGGGCGGAGCCATCCTCGCACCACTGACGCTGACCAGCTACGATGTGGGCATCCTGCTTGGCTTGAAGGGCTTTGCCGCATGTATCACTGGCGGTCTGGGCAACCCCTTCGGCGCGGCTGCGGGCGGACTCATCCTTGGCGTGCTGGAATCCTTTGGAGCCGGGTTCATCTCCTCGGCCTACAAAGACGCCTTCACCTTCATCATCCTGCTGCTGCTCTTGTTCGTAAAGCCTTCGGGCCTGTTTGGCCAAGCCAGCTCGGACCGGGTGTAA
- a CDS encoding ABC transporter substrate-binding protein yields MKTLRMIILSLSILALAAVAMASETIKLGAVLSVTGPASFLGEPERNTMEMLVEEINAKGGILGKQVELIIYDDETNVNKCVLAVDKLLKKDKVCAVLGPTISGNTLAIMGKFPKAQIPLISCAAAEKIVKPVNPWVFKTPQSDRHAVTKILKHVTAQGYKKIAILSVSNGFGQAGRAVLQELVPAQGMQLVADEVYGPKDTDMTAQLTKIKSLAPDAIICWGTNPGPAVVAMNRVQLGITTPLYMSHGVASKKFIELAGAASEGIMLPAGRLIVADQIADANPQKPMLTAYAKDYQTRFKAPVSTFGGHGYDALVLTLKAIENGGSAEPQAIRDNLEKLSGFVGTAGIFNFSANDHNGLNEDAFEMVAIKNSNWTIVH; encoded by the coding sequence ATGAAAACCTTGCGAATGATCATTTTGTCACTGTCGATTCTGGCCTTGGCCGCCGTAGCCATGGCCTCGGAAACCATCAAGCTCGGCGCCGTGCTCTCCGTGACTGGTCCGGCTTCATTCCTGGGTGAGCCCGAGCGCAACACCATGGAAATGCTTGTCGAAGAGATCAACGCCAAGGGAGGGATTCTGGGCAAGCAGGTCGAGCTCATCATCTACGATGACGAGACCAACGTGAACAAATGCGTACTCGCCGTGGACAAGCTTCTGAAGAAGGACAAGGTCTGCGCTGTGCTCGGCCCCACCATATCCGGCAACACCCTTGCCATCATGGGCAAATTCCCCAAGGCCCAAATTCCGCTGATCTCCTGCGCTGCTGCTGAAAAGATCGTCAAGCCCGTCAATCCATGGGTCTTCAAGACACCTCAGTCCGATCGTCATGCCGTGACCAAAATCCTCAAGCACGTCACCGCCCAAGGATACAAGAAAATCGCCATCCTTTCCGTGTCCAACGGTTTTGGCCAGGCCGGACGTGCCGTCCTGCAGGAACTTGTCCCTGCGCAGGGTATGCAGCTGGTTGCCGACGAAGTCTACGGACCCAAAGATACCGACATGACTGCCCAGCTGACCAAGATCAAGAGTCTGGCCCCTGATGCTATCATCTGCTGGGGAACCAACCCCGGACCCGCCGTTGTTGCCATGAACCGCGTACAGTTGGGCATCACCACCCCGCTCTACATGAGCCATGGCGTGGCCTCCAAGAAATTCATCGAACTGGCTGGCGCGGCCTCCGAAGGCATCATGCTGCCTGCCGGACGTTTGATCGTGGCCGACCAGATCGCAGATGCAAATCCGCAAAAGCCCATGCTTACGGCCTACGCCAAGGACTATCAAACCAGGTTCAAGGCCCCGGTCTCCACCTTTGGCGGCCATGGCTATGACGCCCTGGTGCTGACGCTGAAGGCCATCGAGAATGGCGGCTCCGCCGAGCCCCAGGCCATCCGCGACAACCTGGAGAAGCTGAGCGGATTTGTGGGCACTGCCGGTATCTTCAACTTCTCAGCCAATGATCACAACGGCCTCAACGAGGACGCCTTTGAAATGGTTGCCATCAAGAACAGCAACTGGACCATCGTCCACTAA
- a CDS encoding ABC transporter substrate-binding protein codes for MTALMVLLLLLSLTVAAHARDTIRFASVSWTGVTVKTELGVSILKALGYDAENYMLSVPVAYKSIATGEADVFLGNWMPSMTGIAQPYFDDGSVVKSVANMDGAQYTLAAPSYVIKGGLKDFSDIAKYADKLDHKIYGIEEGNDGNEIIQAMIDKDMFGLGSFELIPSSEAGMLGQVKDCIRTGKWAIFLGWTPHYMNEIMDIGYLTGSTDDTFGGNDGLATVYTNYRKGFDAEQPNVMAFVKQFKFPLSMMNQIMTRMYENPDLKPLAAGLAWVKQNPDAYRGWLKGITTKDGKPALVAYEAWLKNN; via the coding sequence TTGACAGCCTTGATGGTTCTTTTACTGCTTCTGTCACTGACAGTAGCGGCTCACGCCCGCGACACCATTCGTTTTGCCAGCGTCAGCTGGACGGGCGTGACGGTAAAGACCGAGCTGGGGGTAAGCATCCTGAAAGCCCTTGGATACGACGCTGAAAACTACATGCTCTCAGTACCCGTTGCCTACAAATCCATAGCCACCGGCGAAGCCGACGTCTTTCTCGGCAACTGGATGCCCTCCATGACCGGCATCGCTCAGCCTTACTTTGATGACGGATCCGTGGTGAAATCCGTGGCAAACATGGATGGCGCCCAATACACATTGGCCGCTCCCAGCTATGTCATCAAAGGTGGTCTCAAGGACTTTTCCGATATCGCAAAGTATGCCGACAAGCTGGATCACAAGATCTACGGCATCGAGGAAGGCAACGACGGCAACGAGATCATTCAAGCCATGATCGACAAAGACATGTTCGGTCTAGGCTCATTCGAACTGATCCCCTCCAGCGAAGCCGGAATGCTGGGTCAGGTCAAGGACTGCATCCGCACTGGCAAATGGGCGATCTTCCTGGGCTGGACTCCGCACTACATGAACGAGATCATGGACATCGGCTACCTCACCGGCAGCACGGACGACACCTTTGGCGGCAACGACGGTCTGGCCACCGTCTACACCAACTATCGCAAAGGGTTCGACGCCGAACAGCCCAATGTCATGGCTTTCGTCAAGCAATTCAAATTCCCCCTGTCCATGATGAACCAGATCATGACCCGCATGTATGAAAACCCAGACCTGAAGCCCCTGGCCGCAGGTCTGGCCTGGGTCAAACAGAACCCGGATGCGTACCGCGGATGGCTCAAAGGAATCACGACCAAAGACGGCAAGCCCGCCCTGGTCGCGTATGAAGCCTGGTTGAAAAACAACTAA
- a CDS encoding GNAT family acetyltransferase, with amino-acid sequence MKAKIRIFQEGDQEPVIGLWRDCGLVVPWNDPAKDIQRKLEDSPELFLVAETEGFVAGSCMAGYDGHRGWIFYMAVQPDQQGCGIARALLDHAETVLKERGCPKVELMVRDTNTKVLEFYRHLGYSDEPVKVLGKRLIPDE; translated from the coding sequence ATGAAGGCGAAGATCAGGATTTTTCAGGAAGGGGATCAGGAACCGGTGATCGGGCTTTGGCGGGATTGCGGGTTGGTCGTCCCTTGGAATGACCCGGCCAAGGACATTCAGCGTAAACTGGAAGATTCGCCGGAACTATTTCTCGTAGCTGAAACCGAGGGATTCGTTGCGGGGTCGTGCATGGCGGGCTATGACGGGCATCGGGGCTGGATTTTCTACATGGCGGTACAGCCAGATCAACAGGGTTGCGGTATTGCCCGCGCCTTGTTGGATCACGCCGAGACGGTGCTTAAGGAACGCGGTTGCCCCAAGGTTGAACTGATGGTGCGCGACACGAACACCAAGGTCCTCGAATTCTATCGGCACTTGGGCTACAGCGATGAGCCAGTCAAGGTGCTTGGTAAGCGATTGATTCCGGATGAGTAG
- a CDS encoding ABC transporter ATP-binding protein: MLRLRNIDVFYGKIHAVKRASLHVDKGEIVALIGGNGAGKTTLLTTISGLNRPTEGTIEFDGQDITRARANTIVKLGVSHVPEGRLVFKPMKVEDNLLLGAFNRFSLKSRAKVARDIQAMYDMFPVLGERRNQAAGTLSGGEQQMLAIGRALMARPRVLLLDEPSMGLAPQITREIFRHIRELRDRFDLTVLVVEQNARMALRSADRGYVLETGRIILQGPSEELLENRDVQRAYLGRDLDVNQ, from the coding sequence ATGCTGAGACTCAGAAATATCGACGTATTCTACGGCAAGATCCATGCGGTCAAACGCGCATCCCTGCACGTGGACAAAGGCGAGATCGTGGCGCTCATCGGCGGCAACGGAGCGGGCAAGACCACGCTCTTGACCACCATCTCCGGGTTGAATCGTCCGACCGAAGGCACTATCGAATTCGACGGACAAGACATCACCCGCGCCCGAGCCAACACCATCGTCAAGCTGGGCGTCTCGCATGTGCCCGAAGGCAGGCTGGTCTTCAAACCCATGAAGGTCGAAGACAACCTCCTCCTCGGGGCTTTCAACCGCTTCTCCCTCAAGTCCCGCGCCAAGGTGGCCCGCGACATCCAGGCCATGTATGATATGTTCCCGGTACTGGGTGAGCGCCGCAATCAAGCCGCCGGGACCCTGTCCGGCGGCGAACAGCAGATGCTGGCCATTGGTCGTGCGCTCATGGCCCGGCCCCGGGTGCTGTTGCTGGACGAACCCAGCATGGGCCTGGCTCCGCAGATCACCCGCGAGATCTTTCGCCATATCCGGGAGTTGCGTGACCGGTTCGACCTGACCGTGCTGGTGGTGGAACAGAACGCCCGCATGGCTCTGCGCAGTGCAGACCGCGGCTATGTTCTGGAGACAGGACGCATTATCCTCCAGGGACCGAGTGAGGAATTACTGGAAAACAGGGATGTACAGCGCGCCTATCTGGGCCGCGACCTGGACGTGAATCAATAA